Proteins found in one Magnolia sinica isolate HGM2019 chromosome 5, MsV1, whole genome shotgun sequence genomic segment:
- the LOC131247153 gene encoding uncharacterized protein LOC131247153 produces the protein METRTPREHIEYIRRETFSIGGKPNPLAGALHQAVNYLSTELYTKDVHFLMELIQNAEDNEYLTGVDPSLEFVITSKDITETGADSTLLLFNNERGFSEKNIDSICNVGGSTKKGKRQRGYIGEKGIGFKSVFLITSQPYIFSSGYQIRFNEEAHPDCNLGYIVPEWVDENPTLSDIQKIYGTDKILPTTIIVLPLKSEKVTAVKQQLSSMHPEVLLFLSKIKQLSVREENDDARLNTVSAISISSEINFKRMKNIDAESYTLHLSAEEHCKGEENQCIYHMWKQRFPVKLENQIEKRKEVEEWVITLAFPFGERLDRGMGTPGIYAFLPTEMITSFPFIIQADFILASSRETILLDNVWNKGILDCVSSAFINAFVSLVKETGSAPTSSLPPMFKFLPVKTSSFKELNIVREAIRVKVVAENIILCESFAEQKLFCKPSDVGRLMPEFWDILIKAKEQGVSFQNLISHGTYILNSSFDDAKFDDVLGFLGVGPIDNECYAKCIQSSNLVLGVSEDLYMELLSFFADNWKIFGKTDIKNIPLLKYIDRNCNQSLSSINNATNMNGNTICFSSNANHVLWLINWNHEFRCATDRFFFPEGTQKACRLSPKRETIGEWLCQYAGVGFLTLFEYGDLLANAVKNDRKLVIAFTHFLYHSLSEKYLSDRKVSKLCHKMPLVDNYGQVTTQWRRVLVPANGSKWAGLLGSNPWRGENYVELSEDYLQEGYFVGLHSSKKQLMKFMEVYIEASDVPSLFPPNAAFPTLSSSLTKENTFLLLEWIQNLRSKGVQIPGRFLRCIKKGRWLKTSVGYKPPSETFLSSSDWGSLLQMGSMMVDIPLIDQEFYDYRISFYKEELKTMGVMFEYGAACQFISNRLMKLANSMRLNRLNMLSMLQLIKFMQEKYLLMEEFIKSVKCRSWLRTTHGNRSPVGSILYGPEWKAVLEISNPPFIDKEYYGEDILLYKAELQLLGVVVGFDVNCRINIVVNHFKLPVSLTSLSADSVLLILECIRNSGLSKQITKKLKNQRWVKTNLGYQSPANSFLFDPEWGCLMKVVNGMPLIDEQFYGSGIHSYKDELKAVGVFVTLQEVSKAVTLRFKKLAKTSSVKKENVLALLACYRHLKEAKCRFPEELFNCILKEKWLQTRSLGFRSPKETILFDSEWESICPITNLPFIDDSKACYGKDIHGYRNELEDFGAVVKFEDGSRFVAAYLSIQNPSRVTSASMLSQLKCIQYLQKQSNALPEEFMRQIKKEWLKTHMGYQSLSKCMLFDSNWGSLEREDGPFIDEAFYGTEIASYRKELNAIGVTVDAESCCPLLAGHLSCHSQSTVITRVYEYLSRFNWVPDNKEASWIWIPNGSAKGEWVDPKGCVIHDKDNLFGSQLKVLDKYYKKDILGFFSMTLGVSSNPTIEDYCSLWSDWEKTDHKMVYEECYSFWEFVAKHWNSKVEKLLLSSISKVPVKMASEGFRLVDKRDVFIPDDLQLKDLFEKASQEPIFVWYPQQSLPYLSRYMFNKIYSSIGVQTISGSVRKDESSASNNIKFEKLDPKYQMLQNGLFRIALGFLSNPSFEMPLEARHHTVKNLLGVKLFVSDEPITVSYNLTLSSGKIIKTKAARMIRWDREDSKLFIQKTDKSSGNKSRMEFATYFSEVIAEGLLWEEPDRIAGLRKLIKIGCLLEFKEAAVDFLLKTKNLQVFMEDEEFLKSEFLSA, from the coding sequence GTATCGGATTCAAGAGCGTATTCCTCATTACGAGCCAGCCTTATATTTTCAGCAGTGGGTATCAGATAAGGTTTAATGAAGAGGCACATCCAGACTGCAATCTCGGATACATTGTCCCTGAGTGGGTGGACGAGAACCCAACTCTCTCTGACATACAAAAAATTTATGGCACCGATAAAATCCTTCCGACGACGATTATAGTCCTGCCATTGAAGTCTGAAAAGGTAACAGCTGTGAAGCAACAACTATCGAGCATGCACCCTGAGGTCCTGTTGTTTCTTTCGAAAATCAAGCAACTTAGTGTCAGGGAAGAAAATGACGATGCTCGGCTCAATACAGTTAGTGCCATCTCTATTTCGAGTGAAATCAACTTCAAGAGGATGAAGAACATCGATGcagagtcctacactctccatctATCAGCTGAAGAGCACTGCAAAGGGGAAGAGAACCAATGCATTTACCATATGTGGAAGCAAAGATTCCCAGttaaattggaaaaccaaatagaaaagagaaaggaagttgAGGAATGGGTGATCACACTAGCTTTTCCCTTTGGGGAACGTCTTGATCGAGGAATGGGAACACCTGGAATTTATGCATTTCTGCCAACAGAGATGATCACGAGCTTTCCATTCATAATTCAGGCGGATTTCATTCTAGCATCATCAAGAGAAACCATACTCTTGGATAATGTGTGGAACAAAGGCATTCTCGATTGCGTGTCCTCTGCTTTCATCAATGCTTTCGTCTCTCTTGTGAAAGAAACAGGCAGTGCACCCACATCCTCCCTCCCTCCAATGTTCAAGTTCTTGCCTGTAAAAACCTCTTCATTCAAGGAGCTGAACATCGTGCGAGAGGCAATAAGAGTGAAGGTTGTCGCGGAGAATATCATACTATGCGAGTCGTTCGCAGAGCAAAAGCTATTCTGCAAGCCCAGTGATGTGGGCCGGCTAATGCCTGAATTTTGGGATATCTTGATCAAGGCAAAGGAGCAAGGTGTGAGCTTCCAGAATCTTATATCCCATGGGACCTACATTCTAAATTCATCATTTGATGATGCCAAATTCGACGATGTCCTGGGTTTCTTGGGTGTGGGGCCCATCGACAATGAATGTTATGCGAAATGCATCCAGAGCTCGAATTTAGTACTGGGTGTTTCCGAAGATCTTTATATGGAGCTGCTATCCTTTTTCGCGGACAATTGGAAGATTTTTGGGAAGACTGATATCAAGAACATACCCCTTTTGAAATACATTGATCGGAACTGCAATCAATCCTTGTCAAGCATCAACAATGCAACCAATATGAATGGTAACACGATATGCTTTTCATCCAATGCCAATCATGTTTTGTGGCTTATCAATTGGAACCATGAATTCCGATGTGCCACAGACCGCTTCTTCTTCCCGGAAGGCACGCAGAAGGCTTGCAGATTGTCTCCAAAGAGGGAAACAATAGGGGAATGGCTTTGTCAGTACGCTGGAGTGGGATTTCTGACTTTATTTGAATACGGTGATCTTCTTGCCAATGCAGTGAAGAATGATAGAAAGCTTGTCATAGCTTTCACCCACTTCTTATATCACTCCCTCTCAGAGAAATACTTGTCAGATCGTAAAGTCTCTAAGCTGTGCCATAAAATGCCGCTTGTAGATAACTACGGTCAGGTGACTACACAATGGAGACGGGTCCTCGTCCCTGCCAATGGCAGCAAGTGGGCAGGATTGTTGGGTTCGAACCCATGGAGAGGAGAGAACTATGTCGAACTGAGTGAAGATTATCTCCAGGAGGGCTATTTCGTGGGTTTGCATTCATCCAAGAAACAGCTGATGAAGTTCATGGAGGTTTACATTGAAGCTTCTGATGTACCCAGTCTATTTCCTCCTAATGCTGCCTTTCCAACTCTGTCATCTTCATTGACGAAGGAAAATACGTTTCTTCTCTTGGAATGGATTCAGAATTTGAGATCTAAGGGGGTGCAGATTCCTGGCAGGTTCTTGCGATGCATCAAGAAAGGGAGATGGCTGAAGACATCTGTCGGTTACAAGCCTCCCTCGGAGACATTCCTCTCAAGCTCTGACTGGGGAAGCCTACTTCAGATGGGGTCCATGATGGTAGATATCCCCTTGATCGACCAGGAATTCTACGACTACAGGATCAGTTTCTACAAGGAAGAGCTGAAAACAATGGGGGTGATGTTCGAGTATGGGGCAGCATGCCAGTTCATCAGCAACCGGCTCATGAAGCTTGCCAATTCCATGAGGCTAAATAGACTGAACATGCTATCGATGTTGCAGTTGATAAAATTCATGCAGGAGAAGTACCTGTTAATGGAGGAATTCATCAAGAGTGTCAAATGCAGGAGTTGGCTAAGGACCACTCATGGCAACAGATCTCCAGTAGGGTCCATTTTATATGGGCCTGAGTGGAAAGCCGTGTTGGAGATCAGCAATCCACCCTTCATCGACAAAGAATACTATGGCGAGGACATACTCTTGTATAAAGCAGAGCTTCAGCTGCTTGGTGTTGTAGTTGGCTTTGATGTGAATTGCCGCATCAACATTGTGGTCAACCACTTCAAATTGCCTGTCTCTTTAACTTCTCTGTCAGCGGATAGCGTTCTTTTGATATTGGAGTGCATTCGAAATTCGGGATTGTCCAAACAGATCACAAAGAAGCTTAAAAATCAGAGATGGGTAAAGACCAATCTCGGTTACCAGTCACCAGCCAACTCTTTCTTGTTTGATCCCGAATGGGGATGCCTTATGAAGGTTGTCAATGGAatgccattgattgatgaacaaTTCTATGGGAGCGGGATCCACTCATACAAGGATGAGTTGAAAGCAGTTGGGGTATTTGTAACGCTACAAGAAGTGTCTAAGGCAGTCACTCTTCGTTTCAAAAAGCTTGCTAAGACGTCTtctgttaaaaaagaaaatgtgCTTGCATTGCTAGCATGTTACCGACACCTAAAGGAAGCAAAATGTAGATTCCCTGAAGAGCTATTCAACTGCATACTCAAAGAAAAATGGCTGCAGACCCGTTCCCTTGGCTTCCGATCTCCAAAGGAAACGATACTGTTTGATTCAGAATGGGAATCTATCTGTCCGATCACGAACCTCCCTTTCATCGATGACAGCAAGGCATGCTATGGAAAAGACATCCATGGATACAGAAATGAGTTGGAGGATTTTGGCGCTGTAGTCAAATTCGAAGACGGGTCGAGGTTTGTAGCTGCCTATCTTAGTATTCAAAACCCGAGCAGAGTAACTTCAGCAAGCATGCTGTCACAGCTGAAATGCATTCAATACTTACAGAAGCAGAGCAATGCCTTACCAGAGGAATTCATGCGACAGATCAAGAAGGAGTGGCTGAAGACGCATATGGGTTATCAATCGCTGAGCAAATGTATGCTGTTCGATTCGAATTGGGGTTCTCTAGAACGCGAAGATGGGCCATTCATTGATGAAGCTTTTTATGGGACTGAAATTGCATCATATCGAAAAGAGCTCAATGCGATTGGAGTGACTGTGGATGCTGAAAGTTGTTGCCCATTGCTCGCAGGCCACCTCAGTTGCCATTCTCAATCTACAGTCATAACTAGAGTCTATGAGTATTTGAGCAGATTCAACTGGGTCCCAGACAATAAGGAAGCTAGCTGGATTTGGATACCGAACGGAAGCGCTAAGGGCGAATGGGTGGATCCGAAAGGCTGTGTCATTCATGACAAGGATAATCTCTTCGGCTCACAGTTGAAGGTTTTGGACAAGTATTACAAAAAAGATATACTTGGCTTCTTCTCCATGACGCTCGGAGTAAGCTCAAATCCAACTATCGAAGATTACTGCAGTCTGTGGAGTGATTGGGAAAAAACTGACCACAAAATGGTGTATGAGGAGTGCTATTCTTTCTGGGAATTTGTGGCGAAGCATTGGAATTCAAAGGTGGAGAAGCTTCTCTTGAGCAGTATCTCGAAGGTGCCCGTGAAGATGGCTTCCGAAGGATTCCGACTAGTTGACAAGCGAGATGTTTTCATCCCTGACGACCTGCAATTGAAAGATCTTTTCGAGAAGGCTTCTCAAGAACCAATATTTGTCTGGTATCCACAACAGAGCTTGCCTTATCTGTCTCGCTATATGTTCAATAAGATCTACAGCAGCATCGGTGTCCAAACCATTTCTGGATCCGTTCGAAAGGATGAATCTTCAGCTTCAAACAATATCAAATTTGAGAAGTTAGATCCGAAATATCAGATGCTCCAGAACGGTTTGTTCCGAATTGCACTCGGGTTTCTCTCGAATCCTTCATTTGAGATGCCCTTGGAGGCGAGGCATCATACAGTGAAAAACCTTCTCGGCGTCAAACTGTTTGTTTCGGACGAACCCATTACAGTAAGCTACAATCTGACACTGTCTTCAGGAAAGATCATCAAAACAAAAGCTGCACGAATGATTCGTTGGGACAGAGAGGATTCAAAGCTGTTCATTCAGAAGACAGATAAATCGTCCGGTAACAAATCCCGCATGGAATTCGCGACGTATTTCTCTGAAGTGATAGCTGAAGGGCTGTTATGGGAGGAGCCTGATCGAATTGCAGGCCTCCGCAAGCTTATCAAGATTGGGTGCTTGTTGGAATTCAAGGAGGCGGCGGTCGACTTCTTGCTGAAGACTAAGAATCTGCAGGTTTTCATGGAGGATGAGGAGTTCCTCAAGTCAGAATTCTTATCTGCATAG